The following proteins come from a genomic window of Diprion similis isolate iyDipSimi1 chromosome 8, iyDipSimi1.1, whole genome shotgun sequence:
- the LOC124408906 gene encoding ADP-ribosylation factor-like protein 8B-A — protein sequence MLALINRILDWFKSLFWKEEMELTLVGLQYSGKTTFVNVIASGQFSEDMIPTVGFNMRKITKGNVTIKVWDIGGQPRFRSMWERYCRGVNAIVYMVDASDPEKIEASRNELHNLLDKPQLTGIPVLVLGNKRDLPHALDENGLIERMNLSVIQDREICCYSISCKEKDNIDITLQWLIAHSKSGVR from the exons ATGTTGGCGTTAATAAATCGCATACTAGACTGGTTCAAGTCTCTGTTCTGGAAGGAGGAAATGGAACTCACCCTTGTCGGACTTCAGTACAGTGGGAAAACCACATTTGTCAACGTGATCGCG TCTGGGCAGTTCAGCGAGGACATGATACCAACTGTTGGTTTTAACATGCGGAAGATAACAAAGGGCAACGTGACTATCAAAGTTTGGGACATCGGCGGTCAGCCGAGGTTTAGGTCGATGTGGGAACGTTACTGCAGAGGAGTGAATGCCATTGTTTATATGGTCGACGCGTCTGAtccagaaaaaattgaagccaGCCGCAACGAGCTTCACAATTTACTCGACAAACCTCAGCTGACTGGTATACCCGTACTGGTATTGGGTAACAAAAGAGATCTGCCACATGCTCTTGATGAGAATGGACTCATTGAAAGAAT GAACCTATCTGTGATCCAGGATCGAGAGATCTGCTGCTACAGTATCTCTTGCAAAGAAAAGGACAATATCGATATCACGCTACAGTGGTTAATAGCGCATTCTAAAAGTGGAGTACGCTAA
- the LOC124408907 gene encoding 39S ribosomal protein L55, mitochondrial — MSGKIPGLLRVTWHPLQTILRGLNCRTASVTKMHRKTYERMYPTIVVLPDGSSINIKYHEPRHIIKLPLNLATLSEAERKLRLIARKPKTFIKIEEDIDDDDFDAKKYLKFVKK; from the coding sequence ATGAGCGGTAAAATTCCGGGACTCCTACGAGTCACGTGGCATCCTCTGCAGACGATTTTACGAGGACTCAACTGCCGCACAGCATCAGTAACAAAAATGCACAGGAAGACGTACGAGAGAATGTATCCAACCATAGTCGTTCTGCCCGATGGGAgtagtataaatataaaatatcatgAGCCTAGACATATAATAAAACTTCCTCTAAATTTAGCGACTTTATCGGAAGCCGAACGAAAGTTAAGGCTCATCGCCCGTAAACCAAAAACTTTTATCAAGATAGAAGAAGATATCGACGATGACGATTTTGATGCGAAGAAGTATCTCaagttcgttaaaaaatga